The Lentisphaerota bacterium nucleotide sequence GAGGAGACCGTTCCTGCCGAATCCGTGTTGAGACAGGTAGTCAGCAGATTCAGCGGGAAGGGTTGTCCGGCGTCTTCTGCGTATAGATTGGAAACTCCACATGCTACCAGAGCTGCCATGACCACGCCCGCGCAGCGACTGACACGAAACATCCGCGATTTGCTTTCTATTAGAAGTGGGTGACGCATAACTGTCCGGCAGGCCTCCTTCATTTGCTGCGCAGCGAAATGAAACACCCAAAATGAAGGCCGTGAGTATTGCACTTAACCGAGAACGTGTCCAGCCCTCAAAAAATAGGACAAGCAATTCTAATAATTGACGCATTACCGCGAAATCCTGCAGCCCGCCGATCATTCGGTTCACGCGGGCAGCAGGATGGTGAAGGTAGACCCGGCGCCCGGTTCGCTGGCAACAGCCACAGTGCCGTTGTGAACCAGAACGATGTGCTTGACAATGGACAGTCCCAGGCCCGTGCCGCCCAGCTCGCGGCTGCGTCCCTTGTCCACCCGGTAGAAGCGTTCGAAGATCCGATCCAGATGTTTGTGTTCGATGCCGACACCGGTGTCCCGGACTGTGATGCGCACGCCATCGCCGGTGCTGACCGCCGCAACCTCGACCTGCGAGCCCGCACCGGTTGCGCCATGCGTGATGGCGTTGTCGATGAGATTCACGACGGCCTGTTCGATCAACCCCGCGTGCAGTCTGGCGGTGAGATCCTCGGCGCAGGTCAGCAACAAACGCACCCCGCGCGCATCGGCGCGGATCTGACACAGCTCCAACGCGCTTCTCAACACGCCGGCCACAAACGTCAACGGACGGTCCAGCGTCTGCGCAGAACTCTGTTCCAGTCGCGCCAGATCCAGCAGATCGCGGATGATCGATTCGAGCTGGGTCGCCTGGCGCACGATGATCATGAGAAAGCGCTCGGCCGTCTCCGGGTCGCTCATCGCCCCATCCAGCAACGTTTCGGCAAAACCCTTGACCGAGGTGATCGGCGTGCGCAGTTCATGCGACACGTTGGCGACGAAGTCTTGCCGCACCGTCTCCAGCCGCCGCAGCATCGTGACATCGCTCAACACGACCAGCGTGCCGACCCGCCGCCCCGCCACGTCCTTTAACGCCGTGGCCCTCAGGTGAAGCACACCCTCGGCTGCGGCACCTGCAATCACTTCACGCTCGACCGGTCCCGTCTGCCGCTCGCTTTCATCGATCAACGCAAGCATCGCGGGATCCCGCGTCACCTCGTTAATCCCGGTCCCCTCGGGCGCCGAATGCCGCAGGTTGAGCATTTGGCGCGCGGCGTCATTGAGGTCCATCAGCCTGTGATTTCCATCGATCGCAACCACGCCGCTGGTCATGTTGGCCAGGATGAGCGTGCGCAGGTTGCGCTCTTCTTTCAAAGCCTGAATGTCGCGTTGCAGCCGGTCCGCCGTCTGATTGATCGATCGTGCAAGCGCGGCCAAATGCGGAACTGGCGGAATGGATAGACGGTATGACAAATCACCGGCGCCCATTTGCTCCAGCCCGCGCTGCAAATCGGCGACGGGGCCAATGATCCGCAACGCCGCCCCATAGCTGAGCGCGGCCGCAGCAGCCAAAACC carries:
- a CDS encoding HAMP domain-containing protein — translated: MTRQALFRQFFGAHFLILCVAVGFISLYTWRTGRQAFHRQWLRELQTQAELAAALLPRSDGQVDDTAISRFFERLGGVGDGRFTLILPDGRVAGDSDVNVARMDRHDDRPEVLEAVATGTGVSQRYSESVGMEMLYLARRVPLEGPIQAVVRVSVPLHTLTRELRNTDHMLLVLLLMVLAAAAALSYGAALRIIGPVADLQRGLEQMGAGDLSYRLSIPPVPHLAALARSINQTADRLQRDIQALKEERNLRTLILANMTSGVVAIDGNHRLMDLNDAARQMLNLRHSAPEGTGINEVTRDPAMLALIDESERQTGPVEREVIAGAAAEGVLHLRATALKDVAGRRVGTLVVLSDVTMLRRLETVRQDFVANVSHELRTPITSVKGFAETLLDGAMSDPETAERFLMIIVRQATQLESIIRDLLDLARLEQSSAQTLDRPLTFVAGVLRSALELCQIRADARGVRLLLTCAEDLTARLHAGLIEQAVVNLIDNAITHGATGAGSQVEVAAVSTGDGVRITVRDTGVGIEHKHLDRIFERFYRVDKGRSRELGGTGLGLSIVKHIVLVHNGTVAVASEPGAGSTFTILLPA